The Elaeis guineensis isolate ETL-2024a chromosome 13, EG11, whole genome shotgun sequence genome includes a region encoding these proteins:
- the LOC105033109 gene encoding uncharacterized protein isoform X2: MNIQPGIVLELQLVQNLLSVYNNILCQGMSLVRTVVHSLFFGHTGRGLYQWFKPVYMSKSHILTRFWIVPSIIGFQLLILFLLFPGGMGKETGNAYCFLIIQQVETTGNSIKDEQLDIIRSTQNARTEV, translated from the exons ATGAATATCCAACCAGGAATTGTTCTAGAACTACAACTAGTTCAGAACCTCCTGAGTGTTTACAACAATATTTTGTGTCAG GGAATGTCATTGGTGCGTACTGTTGTCCACAGCCTTTTCTTTGGCCACACAG GGAGAGGATTATATCAATGGTTCAAGCCAGTCTACATGTCCAAGAGTCACATCTTAACGAGATTCTGGATTGTTCCTTCAATTATTGGGTTCCAATTGTtaatcctttttcttctctttccagGAGGAATG gGAAAGGAAACAGGCAATGCTTATTGTTTCTTGATTATCCAACAAGTAGAAACAACGGGTAACTCAATAAAGGATGAACAGCTGGATATAATTCGTTCGACACAGAATGCAAGAACTGAGGTGTAA
- the LOC105033109 gene encoding uncharacterized protein isoform X1, which yields MNIQPGIVLELQLVQNLLSVYNNILCQGMSLVRTVVHSLFFGHTGRGLYQWFKPVYMSKSHILTRFWIVPSIIGFQLLILFLLFPGGMWNNFFFFFEDQGKETGNAYCFLIIQQVETTGNSIKDEQLDIIRSTQNARTEV from the exons ATGAATATCCAACCAGGAATTGTTCTAGAACTACAACTAGTTCAGAACCTCCTGAGTGTTTACAACAATATTTTGTGTCAG GGAATGTCATTGGTGCGTACTGTTGTCCACAGCCTTTTCTTTGGCCACACAG GGAGAGGATTATATCAATGGTTCAAGCCAGTCTACATGTCCAAGAGTCACATCTTAACGAGATTCTGGATTGTTCCTTCAATTATTGGGTTCCAATTGTtaatcctttttcttctctttccagGAGGAATG tggaacaattttttttttttttttgaagatcaggGAAAGGAAACAGGCAATGCTTATTGTTTCTTGATTATCCAACAAGTAGAAACAACGGGTAACTCAATAAAGGATGAACAGCTGGATATAATTCGTTCGACACAGAATGCAAGAACTGAGGTGTAA
- the LOC105033109 gene encoding uncharacterized protein isoform X3 translates to MNIQPGIVLELQLVQNLLSVYNNILCQGMSLVRTVVHSLFFGHTGRGLYQWFKPVYMSKSHILTRFWIVPSIIGFQLLILFLLFPGGMIRERKQAMLIVS, encoded by the exons ATGAATATCCAACCAGGAATTGTTCTAGAACTACAACTAGTTCAGAACCTCCTGAGTGTTTACAACAATATTTTGTGTCAG GGAATGTCATTGGTGCGTACTGTTGTCCACAGCCTTTTCTTTGGCCACACAG GGAGAGGATTATATCAATGGTTCAAGCCAGTCTACATGTCCAAGAGTCACATCTTAACGAGATTCTGGATTGTTCCTTCAATTATTGGGTTCCAATTGTtaatcctttttcttctctttccagGAGGAATG atcaggGAAAGGAAACAGGCAATGCTTATTGTTTCTTGA
- the LOC140853388 gene encoding uncharacterized protein, producing the protein MLSREAFAQLPPAMVADKEWPDDRPLPDSVNAISGESRREATNIPAASSKRQKVEEPITFTEEDTHGVQFPHNDAVVVSLNIANYDIHRILVDNGSSADILFYDAFSRMSALGGHLRPICSPLIGFTGDAVPTEGMIALTVAAGQYPKQSRALVNFLVVKAPSAYNAILGRPGLNALRAVVSTYHLKLKFPTNQGIGEVRGDQALARHCYNIALQRSDRADPYPVDGLDARDDLTEERGGPIEDLVPIPLNDGNAEYVALIGSNLGEEVRMRLIDFLRRNADVFAWVPTDMPGIDTEVMEHHLAVDPKHRPTKEKIRGHAPERQKAIAEEVDKLLKAGFIKEVNYPDWISNVVLVKKTNGKWRMCIDFKKLNKACPKDSYPLPRIDQLVDATSGHELLTFMDTFSGYNQIRMASEDEEKTAFITNHGLYCYRVMPFGLKNAGATYQRLVNKIFKEQIGRNMEVYVDDMLVKSKSSRNHVADLEETFDALRKYRMKLNPTKCAFGITSGKFLGFMVSGRGIEANPEKIRVIQEMTAPKSIKEIQRLTGRIAALNRFVTILPEDSGSIIDPGQQ; encoded by the coding sequence atgctttctcgcgaggcctttgcacaactacctccggctatggtcgccgataaggagtggccggatgaccgacctctgccggattccgtcaacgccatctcgggggaatcccgacgggaggcaaccaacataccagctgcatcctccaagcggcaaaaagttgaagaacccataacctttaccgaagaagacacccatggagtccaattccctcataacgacgcggtcgtagtttccttgaatatagcgaattacgacatccatcgcattcttgtcgacaacggaagttcggccgacatcttgttctacgacgccttttcaagaatgtccgctcttggcggtcatctgagaccgatttgctcccccttgatagggtttaccggtgacgccgttccgacggagggaatgatagctttgactgtggccgcgggtcagtatcccaagcagtccagggctctggtgaatttcttggtggtaaaggcgccatccgcctacaatgcaatccttggccgacccggcctcaacgctctcagagctgtcgtttcaacctaccatttgaagttgaagttccccaccaaccaggggatcggagaggtccggggagaccaagccctggccagacattgctacaacatcgccttgcaaagaagcgatcgggctgacccctatcccgttgatggattggatgctcgcgacgacctcaccgaagaaaggggcggcccaatcgaagatctggtaccaatccccctgaatgatgggaacgcggagtatgtggcgttaattggctccaacctgggggaggaggtgcggatgcgtcttattgatttcctccgaaggaatgcagacgttttcgcttgggttccgacggacatgccggggattgacacggaagtcatggagcatcatctggcagtcgatccgaagcatcgaccgacaaaagaaaaaatccgaggtcatgccccggagaggcagaaggcgatagccgaggaagtggataagcttctcaaggccggattcattaaggaagtcaattatcctgattggatttccaatgttgttttggtcaagaaaacaaacggcaagtggaggatgtgcatagacttcaaaaagctgaataaggcttgtccaaaggacagctacccccttccccgaatcgaccaattggtggacgcgacctcaggccatgagctcctcacctttatggacacgttctccggctataatcaaattagaatggcgtcggaagatgaagaaaagacagctttcatcactaatcacggcctttactgttacagggtcatgccattcggcctcaagaatgcgggcgcaacctaccaacggctggtgaacaaaatcttcaaagagcagatcggccgaaacatggaggtctacgtggacgatatgcttgtaaaaagcaagtcttccagaaatcatgtcgccgacctcgaggaaacctttgacgctcttcgaaagtatagaatgaagctgaacccaactaaatgcgctttcgggataacctcaggaaagttcctgggcttcatggtatcagggcgcgggattgaggccaatccagagaaaattcgcgtcatccaggagatgaccgccccaaagtcgatcaaggagattcagcgcctcacaggaaggatagcggctcttaatcgcttcgtcaccatcctcccggaggatagcggctcaattatcgacccaggccagcagtga
- the LOC105033110 gene encoding transcription factor MYB83 has protein sequence MRKPDPPAKNNNMSNNNSNGATKLKKGLWSPEEDDKLISYMLSNGQGCWSDVARNAGLQRCGKSCRLRWINYLRPDLKRGAFSPQEEEVIIHLHSILGNRWSQIAARLPGRTDNEIKNFWNSTIKKRLKNSSSPSPNHSGSPEPKVGMGGLTTLNDHEMKTMCMDSASSSSSSTMQGLSISNQYDLLPLPEVNCGMTGLGTSYFHEPTSFPQVGFGNGNYGSHGMMMGGGLMGGGCELFVPALESTSTEENGTSQNTTRNTSDPCHSHNNDVNKINSDAAVGNEIYWEGANIRMEEWDLDDLMKDVSSFPFLDFQAE, from the exons ATGAGGAAGCCGGATCCTCCGGCGAAGAACAACAACATGAGCAACAACAACAGCAATGGAGCCACTAAGCTAAAGAAAGGGTTGTGGTCGCCGGAGGAGGATGACAAGCTCATCAGCTACATGCTAAGCAATGGGCAGGGTTGTTGGAGTGATGTTGCCAGGAACGCAGGTTTACAGCGGTGTGGAAAGAGCTGCCGACTCCGCTGGATAAATTACTTGAGGCCTGATCTCAAGCGTGGTGCTTTCTCCCCACAAGAAGAGGAGGTCATAATCCACCTGCATTCCATTCTTGGCAATAG GTGGTCTCAAATTGCAGCTCGTTTGCCTGGCCGTACCGACAACGAGATAAAGAATTTTTGGAACTCCACTATTAAAAAGAGGCTGAAAAACTCATCGTCGCCATCGCCAAACCACAGTGGATCTCCTGAACCTAAAGTTGGCATGGGGGGGCTCACAACCTTAAACGATCATGAAATGAAGACTATGTGCATGGATTCAGcatcatcatcttcatcatcaacCATGCAAGGTTTGTCTATAAGCAACCAGTATGATCTATTGCCTTTGCCAGAAGTCAACTGTGGCATGACAGGGTTAGGAACCAGCTACTTTCATGAACCCACATCCTTTCCACAAGTTGGTTTTGGAAATGGGAATTATGGGAGTCATGGGATGATGATGGGGGGAGGCCTAATGGGAGGAGGATGTGAGCTCTTTGTACCTGCTTTGGAGAGTACAAGTACAGAGGAGAATGGCACTAGTCAAAACACGACAAGAAACACTAGTGACCCTTGCCACAGCCACAATAATGATGTGAATAAGATTAATAGTGATGCTGCTGTTGGGAATGAGATATATTGGGAGGGTGCAAACATAAGAATGGAGGAGTGGGACTTGGATGACTTGATGAAAGATGtgtcttcttttcctttccttgatTTCCAAGCCGAATGA